One Littorina saxatilis isolate snail1 linkage group LG10, US_GU_Lsax_2.0, whole genome shotgun sequence DNA window includes the following coding sequences:
- the LOC138978000 gene encoding uncharacterized protein, whose translation MMLGSACLALCAVLIAGDVSVPITQHWQGGFQGKACLPVDKEMHSWKIRLVFDQPITTLEAWTADVVEQSADNTEFVLGNKQWNGDEHSGDQLCVEFQGHGTGDIQPVVTGYFEGTPGNHTTHSPPATGGTGAQGTTPAGTTPVPGTGAQGTTPAGTIPVPVKTPMGDGVATTLTVMNDWGERFQGAWNFQLTEDAIGWMVNMTFSSPVIKMDISDGQEVSHTPDNLNWVMVDKPERAYVPKGTFSLRFYGTRGSPGDGKLTGQAVFVNLGVDRTGHIDSLPNKAGSKYNYDDVLMKSIMFYEAQRSGKLPANNRIPWRGDSALGDKGTNGEDLTGGWYDAGDHIKFNYPMAYSTLVLTWGLLEFKDAYEASGQLQWMYDCIKWPLDYLLKCHVADDVLYVQVGDGGPDHSYWGRPEDMKMARPAYKIDASNPGSDISMETAAAFAAGHMAFKEKDPGYSAKLLAHAKTLWQFAVDHHGIYSSSVQAAAGFYRSINYTDEMCWGSMWLYKATGDQKYVTEAKKWFDTAPDWGMSWDDKFIGCQILMYNLTGDAAAKQAVEGTFASWFPGGSISYTPKGLAWRLQWGSLRYSSNMAMAALMAAQSGINVDKYRHWAMCQIHYALGDTGFSYVIGYGDQGWPKRPHHRASSCPMAPAPCGSSMMMSKAPNPHTLYGALVGGPDKSDSYTDSRDNYVNNEVACDYNSGLQTAIAALRHLWLTHQHPEQTGSDTCPFSSS comes from the exons AT GATGCTTGGCAGCGCGTGTTTGGCGCTGTGTGCGGTGCTGATAGCAGGGGACGTAAGTGTGCCTATCACTCAGCACTGGCAGGGAGGCTTTCAGGGCAAGGCTTGTCTCCCCGTGGACAAAGAAATGCACAGCTGGAAAATCCGTCTCGTCTTCGACCAGCCCATTACTACACTGGAG GCGTGGACGGCGGATGTCGTGGAGCAGAGTGCGGACAACACGGAGTTCGTGCTGGGCAACAAACAGTGGAACGGGGACGAACATTCTGGCGATCAACTGTGCGTTGAGTTTCAAGGACATG gTACTGGTGACATTCAGCCTGTGGTGACGGGCTACTTTGAGGGAACACCTGGCAACCACACCACCCACTCTCCCCCCGCCACAGGTG GTACCGGTGCACAAGGCACTACGCCGGCTGGTACCACACCTGTTCCAG GTACCGGTGCACAAGGTACTACGCCGGCTGGTACCATACCAGTTCCAG TGAAAACCCCAATGGGGGACGGAGTGGCGACCACCCTGACTGTGATGAACGACTGGGGTGAACGGTTCCAGGGCGCGTGGAACTTCCAGCTGACAGAGGACGCCATCGGTTGGATGGTCAACATGACTTTCAGCAGCCCGGTCATCAAGATGGAC ATCAGCGATGGCCAAGAAGTCTCGCACACTCCGGACAACCTGAACTGGGTCATGGTGGACAAGCCTGAACGCGCCTACGTTCCCAAGGGCACGTTCAGCCTGCGCTTCTATGGTACCCGTGGCAGTCCTGGCGACGGCAAGCTGACTGGCCAGGCAGTCTTTGTCAACCTTGGGGTGGATCGTACCGGTCACATCGACAGCCTGCCCAATA AGGCGGGGTCCAAGTATAACTATGACGACGTGCTGATGAAGTCCATCATGTTCTACGAGGCCCAGCGGTCAGGCAAACTGCCCGCCAACAACAGGATTCCCTGGAGAGGAGACTCCGCCCTGGGCGACAAGGGGACCAACGGGGAGGACCTCACTGGGGGCTGGTATGACG CGGGTGACCACATTAAATTCAACTACCCAATGGCATACTCCACTCTGGTGTTGACCTGGGGTCTACTGGAGTTCAAGGACGCTTACGAAGCTTCCGGTCAGCTGCAGTGGATGTATGACTGCATCAAGTGGCCTCTCGATTATCTCCTCAAATGTCACGTGGCTGATGACGTCCTCTATGTGCAG GTGGGTGACGGAGGGCCGGACCACAGTTACTGGGGCAGACCGGAGGACATGAAAATGGCCAGACCCGCCTACAAAATCGACGCCTCCAACCCAGGCTCCGACATCTCCATGGAAACCGCTGCTGCCTTTGCTGCTGGTCACATGGCTTTCAAGGAGAAAG ACCCAGGCTATTCTGCTAAGCTGCTAGCCCACGCTAAGACCCTGTGGCAGTTCGCCGTGGATCACCATGGCATCTACAGCTCCAGTGTGCAAGCTGCTGCTGGCTTTTACAG GTCTATCAACTACACGGACGAGATGTGCTGGGGGTCCATGTGGCTGTACAAGGCGACTGGTGACCAGAAGTATGTCACGGAGGCCAAGAAATGGTTCGATACCGCTCCGGACTGGGGCATGTCTTGGGACGACAAGTTCATTGGTTGTCAG ATTCTGATGTACAATCTCACTGGCGACGCGGCAGCCAAGCAAGCAGTGGAGGGAACATTCGCTTCCTGGTTCCCCGGTGGCTCAATCTCCTATACTCCCAAAGGACTGGCTTGGAGACTGCAGTGGGGATCATTGAGATACTCTT CGAACATGGCAATGGCAGCCCTAATGGCGGCGCAGTCGGGAATCAATGTTGACAAGTACCGTCACTGGGCCATGTGTCAGATCCACTACGCTCTCGGGGACACAGGTTTCAGCTACGTCATCGGCTACGGGGATCAGGGTTGGCCAAAAAGACCTCACCACAGGGCAAG TTCTTGCCCAATGGCCCCAGCCCCCTGTGGTTCTTCCATGATGATGTCTAAGGCTCCCAACCCTCACACCTTATATGGAGCGCTGGTGGGCGGGCCTGACAAGAGTGACAGCTACACCGACTCCAGAGACAATTACGTCAACAATGAGGTCGCTTGTGACTACAATTCAGGACTCCAGACTGCCATTGCTG CTCTGCGACAtctgtggctgacccatcaACACCCGGAGCAGACTGGTAGCGACACCTGTCCATTCTCAAGCTCCTAA